One Solibacillus sp. R5-41 DNA segment encodes these proteins:
- the cmk gene encoding (d)CMP kinase has protein sequence MMKKIQIAIDGPAGAGKSTIAKIVAEALNFTYIDTGAMYRAVTYKGINENIQLHDAVALEKMLRTTTITLKPSELGQLVFVDGENVSEAIRSNEVTSNVSQVAAHANIREILVDMQQQLAASGGVVMDGRDIATHVLKEAELKIFMSATVEERARRRYLDNERRGISSTIESLQEEIALRDKLDSEREASPLIQAKDALFLDTTNLTIDEAAQEILKLAHEKTL, from the coding sequence ATGATGAAAAAAATTCAAATTGCAATCGATGGCCCAGCTGGTGCGGGTAAGAGCACAATCGCCAAAATCGTCGCTGAAGCATTAAACTTTACTTATATCGACACAGGGGCAATGTACCGCGCAGTTACGTATAAAGGGATAAATGAAAACATACAATTACATGACGCAGTAGCTCTTGAAAAAATGCTGCGTACGACAACGATTACATTAAAGCCTTCAGAACTAGGACAACTCGTATTTGTTGATGGCGAAAATGTTTCTGAAGCAATTCGTTCAAATGAAGTCACATCCAATGTTTCACAAGTTGCAGCTCATGCTAATATTCGTGAAATTTTAGTAGACATGCAACAGCAACTCGCTGCAAGTGGTGGTGTTGTAATGGATGGTCGCGATATTGCAACACATGTTTTGAAGGAGGCGGAGTTAAAAATATTTATGTCTGCAACCGTTGAAGAACGTGCACGTCGCCGTTATTTGGACAATGAACGCCGTGGTATTTCATCAACAATTGAATCTTTACAAGAAGAAATTGCACTACGAGACAAATTAGATAGTGAACGTGAAGCATCGCCGTTAATTCAAGCTAAAGATGCCTTATTTTTAGATACAACGAATTTAACTATTGATGAAGCAGCACAAGAAATCTTAAAGTTGGCACATGAAAAAACGCTTTAG
- the sleB gene encoding spore cortex-lytic enzyme — protein sequence MKKIVYLLAILSLSLSINASAFSNQDIQRGAFGDDVVELQARLQYISFYHGKIDGKFGYGTYWALREFQEKYGLPVDGIAGKATKDKLANNSDFDKAYVDKQIKLGNRFTYYGGKPLDQQVKKGGGSNSTSSMQLPAKYSEQDVQLMANAVYGEARGEVYEGQVAVAAVILNRLESDEFPDTISEIIFQPRAFTAVADGQIWLTPNERAKQAVLDAINGWDPSENALYYFNPVTATSEWIWTRPQIKQIGEHIFCL from the coding sequence TTGAAAAAAATTGTATATTTATTGGCTATTCTTTCGTTAAGTCTTTCAATTAATGCATCCGCTTTTTCAAATCAGGATATTCAGCGAGGTGCATTTGGAGACGATGTTGTAGAATTACAGGCTCGTTTGCAGTATATAAGTTTTTATCACGGTAAAATTGACGGTAAATTTGGCTACGGAACGTATTGGGCGTTAAGAGAATTCCAAGAAAAATACGGCTTACCGGTAGATGGTATTGCAGGAAAAGCAACGAAGGATAAATTAGCGAATAACTCAGATTTCGACAAAGCGTATGTAGACAAGCAAATTAAATTAGGGAATCGCTTTACTTATTATGGGGGGAAGCCATTAGATCAGCAAGTGAAAAAAGGAGGGGGCTCAAATTCGACTTCCTCAATGCAACTACCAGCGAAATATAGTGAGCAAGATGTACAACTGATGGCAAATGCCGTTTATGGAGAGGCGCGCGGGGAGGTTTATGAAGGACAAGTCGCAGTTGCGGCAGTTATTTTAAACCGTTTGGAATCAGATGAATTCCCGGATACAATCTCAGAAATTATCTTCCAACCAAGGGCATTTACAGCGGTTGCTGACGGTCAAATTTGGCTTACACCAAATGAACGAGCGAAACAAGCGGTATTGGATGCCATCAATGGCTGGGATCCATCTGAAAATGCACTTTATTATTTCAATCCAGTGACAGCGACAAGTGAATGGATTTGGACGAGACCACAAATTAAACAAATAGGAGAGCATATTTTTTGCTTATAA
- a CDS encoding flagellar brake protein, translated as MELKMGTQLTLEPIYTERVEKFRCRIVEQQNNIIFIDYPVNVLTKKVAFLVDGAQFRVTFSTNSKENYAFNTEVLGRRGGNVQMIMLLCPPKEEFLKIQRREYVRIETPVDVAIEFNNQFYQFVAEDISAGGTAIHIKSPVEFKDGDRVKIVVVLPFSNGDVSYVETDAVIVRIFERDDIQIASVQFTDTDDLDKQHIVRFCFERQLLFRKKEMNEI; from the coding sequence ATGGAACTAAAAATGGGGACTCAATTGACATTAGAACCAATCTATACAGAGCGTGTAGAGAAATTTCGTTGTCGGATTGTTGAGCAACAAAATAATATTATTTTTATTGATTATCCTGTTAATGTACTAACGAAAAAAGTTGCTTTTTTAGTAGATGGTGCGCAATTTCGAGTAACCTTTAGTACAAACTCGAAAGAAAATTATGCATTTAACACGGAAGTCCTTGGTCGTAGAGGTGGCAATGTCCAAATGATTATGTTATTGTGCCCACCCAAAGAGGAATTTCTTAAAATTCAACGAAGAGAATATGTCCGCATAGAAACACCGGTAGATGTAGCTATTGAATTTAATAATCAATTTTATCAATTCGTAGCAGAAGATATTAGTGCAGGTGGTACTGCAATCCATATTAAATCACCCGTTGAATTTAAAGACGGTGATAGAGTAAAGATAGTCGTCGTCCTGCCATTTTCAAATGGTGATGTGAGTTATGTAGAAACAGATGCCGTCATTGTTCGTATATTTGAAAGAGACGATATTCAAATCGCTTCTGTTCAGTTTACGGATACAGATGATCTGGACAAGCAACATATTGTACGTTTTTGTTTTGAACGCCAGTTACTATTCCGAAAAAAAGAAATGAATGAAATATAA
- a CDS encoding PepSY1/2 domain-containing protein, whose product MRNFSYLLGLFVVILAFVAYDLYDKNKQLERSVHAAYTNDLSTATEKLSLLHRSVSQSLLYQDEQALTTELDNIWRISSELRKSVANLPLQDEVQTEWMRYLGRIGNSAKMAADSGDFTEWQSKMGTVSSNLNAFAEEWNVATVSFYENDGDFRKWSANKAMAIKDSPFLGASKQLKSYNETDFPLTASESDFEKKRDLEHLSDQPITKKQAIEHFKKYFPEISDAAITVTKSKDDAPYPFYHIQFIRGTRIGYADITEKGGHLLSFLMERPVAKSALSHEEILGTAKDFMKKVGYEDVVISETRENHEAWHIVFTRVYGADNALVYPDSIQLKIAKDNAEILGINAMEYVQEEKIPQQATLPINWETFFADNVQVEEVKNIYTADNTFTLRKCYEVIARINNEYQDTFRIVIDAETHKVVKNEKLK is encoded by the coding sequence ATGAGAAACTTTTCGTATTTATTAGGTTTGTTCGTTGTCATACTCGCATTTGTTGCATATGATCTTTACGACAAAAATAAGCAGCTTGAACGGAGCGTGCACGCAGCTTATACGAATGATTTATCCACTGCAACGGAAAAATTGTCTTTACTTCACCGCTCTGTTTCTCAGTCTTTACTGTACCAAGATGAGCAGGCATTAACAACAGAGCTTGACAATATATGGCGAATTAGTAGTGAATTAAGAAAATCAGTCGCCAATTTACCGTTACAAGATGAGGTCCAAACAGAATGGATGCGTTATTTAGGGAGGATTGGAAACTCTGCGAAAATGGCAGCAGATTCTGGTGATTTTACAGAGTGGCAATCTAAAATGGGTACCGTTTCATCCAATTTAAACGCATTTGCCGAAGAGTGGAATGTTGCAACCGTATCATTTTATGAAAATGACGGTGATTTTAGAAAATGGTCAGCCAATAAAGCGATGGCAATTAAAGATTCACCATTTTTAGGGGCGTCAAAGCAACTCAAATCGTATAACGAAACTGATTTCCCTTTAACGGCAAGTGAGTCCGATTTCGAAAAGAAACGTGATTTAGAGCATTTATCCGATCAACCGATTACAAAAAAACAAGCGATTGAACATTTTAAAAAATATTTCCCGGAAATTTCAGATGCAGCAATTACTGTAACAAAGAGTAAGGATGATGCCCCGTATCCCTTTTATCATATCCAATTCATTCGAGGAACGAGAATTGGCTATGCGGATATTACGGAAAAAGGGGGACATTTATTATCATTCCTAATGGAAAGACCCGTTGCAAAAAGTGCATTGTCACATGAGGAAATACTCGGTACTGCAAAAGACTTTATGAAAAAAGTGGGCTATGAAGATGTTGTAATATCTGAAACACGAGAAAATCATGAGGCATGGCATATAGTATTTACACGCGTATATGGTGCAGATAACGCGCTCGTCTATCCAGACAGTATTCAACTAAAAATCGCAAAAGATAATGCAGAAATATTAGGTATTAATGCGATGGAATACGTTCAAGAAGAAAAGATTCCACAGCAAGCAACCCTACCAATTAATTGGGAAACTTTCTTTGCTGACAATGTTCAAGTGGAGGAAGTAAAAAATATTTACACAGCGGACAATACGTTTACATTACGTAAATGCTACGAGGTCATTGCACGTATCAATAATGAATATCAAGATACATTCCGAATTGTAATTGATGCTGAAACACATAAAGTTGTAAAAAATGAAAAATTAAAGTAA